A portion of the Parasedimentitalea marina genome contains these proteins:
- a CDS encoding carbon-nitrogen hydrolase family protein produces the protein MRVALLQMTSSDDPGENLDMVETMLAKAVAGGAEFVLTPEVTNCVSISRKHQQTVLHHEEDDPTLAALQNAAARHGVWVLLGSLAVKTHDSDGRFANRQFLISPQGDVTARYDKIHMFDVNVTPEETFRESDGYRPGDRAVLADTSFGRIGMTICYDVRFGHLHRALAKAGAEILTAPAAFSPVTGAAHWHTLLRARAIETGCYVLAPAQTGKHAASTGGRRQTYGHSLVVAPWGEVLSDAGTDPGVTYVDLDMEKVAEARKRVPSLTHDRDFDGP, from the coding sequence ATGCGCGTGGCCCTGCTGCAGATGACATCAAGCGATGATCCAGGTGAAAACCTGGACATGGTTGAAACGATGTTGGCAAAGGCTGTAGCAGGGGGCGCTGAATTTGTTTTGACACCTGAGGTAACCAATTGCGTCAGCATCAGTCGAAAACATCAGCAGACGGTTCTGCATCACGAAGAAGACGATCCAACGCTGGCAGCCCTGCAAAACGCGGCGGCGCGGCATGGGGTTTGGGTGTTACTGGGGTCACTGGCGGTCAAGACGCATGACAGCGATGGGCGCTTCGCGAATCGGCAATTCCTGATCTCACCTCAGGGCGACGTCACAGCCAGATATGATAAAATCCACATGTTTGATGTGAACGTGACCCCAGAAGAAACCTTTCGCGAATCAGATGGATACCGGCCCGGTGACCGAGCTGTGCTGGCCGACACTTCGTTTGGCCGGATTGGCATGACCATTTGTTACGATGTTAGATTTGGCCATTTGCATCGCGCACTGGCCAAAGCCGGGGCAGAGATCCTGACTGCACCGGCAGCGTTTTCACCCGTAACCGGAGCCGCCCATTGGCATACGCTGTTGCGCGCACGCGCTATAGAAACCGGCTGTTATGTACTGGCTCCGGCGCAAACTGGAAAACACGCTGCCAGCACGGGGGGTCGTCGTCAGACCTATGGTCATTCTTTGGTTGTCGCCCCCTGGGGAGAAGTTTTGTCGGATGCTGGCACCGATCCCGGAGTGACCTACGTTGATCTGGACATGGAAAAAGTGGCAGAAGCACGCAAGCGTGTCCCTTCGCTGACACATGACCGAGACTTTGACGGACCCTAA
- the grxC gene encoding glutaredoxin 3, with the protein MKSVEIYTSPLCGFCHAAKRLLTQKGVTFAEVNVLTDPERKPEMIQRANGGRTVPQIFIGDTHVGGCDDLFALEQAGKLDPLLAA; encoded by the coding sequence ATGAAATCGGTTGAAATATATACCTCGCCTTTGTGCGGTTTTTGCCATGCGGCCAAACGGCTGTTGACTCAAAAAGGTGTCACCTTTGCTGAGGTGAACGTACTGACGGACCCCGAGCGCAAGCCCGAGATGATCCAGCGCGCCAATGGCGGCCGCACGGTGCCGCAGATTTTCATCGGCGACACTCATGTGGGCGGTTGTGATGATCTGTTTGCCCTTGAACAGGCGGGTAAACTTGACCCGCTTCTGGCGGCCTAA
- a CDS encoding ABC transporter substrate-binding protein — translation MSRIDRRALFASGAAAALLAATGTSLSAAPLRGGALRLAVPRDGNLLDLVARGALYHSLTEISPDGVLRGELASHWHSSQDARIWTFDLRSGVRFHDGQLMVASDVMASLMAHNLPVGVEILDYSVVSDLQLRIELSASNPDFPYLLADSSLFIARAGRVDAPLGQVSGTGCYRVEQYQEKRHFRASRVVGHFKDGQAGWADQIEVIVIPDETVRAEALRDGYVDISALPDPNGLIKRGDFRYLPSQQDVAIATHSGVGVPRVIGRRAALDDGRIAERWWRV, via the coding sequence ATGAGCCGAATTGACCGCCGCGCCCTGTTTGCTTCGGGTGCTGCCGCTGCATTGTTGGCGGCCACGGGCACATCGTTGTCGGCTGCGCCACTGCGAGGTGGGGCCCTGCGTCTGGCTGTTCCGCGCGATGGCAACTTGTTGGATTTGGTGGCACGGGGCGCCTTATATCACAGCCTGACTGAAATCTCGCCGGACGGAGTGTTGCGCGGTGAACTGGCAAGCCATTGGCATAGCAGTCAGGATGCCCGCATCTGGACCTTCGACTTGCGTTCTGGTGTACGATTCCACGATGGACAATTGATGGTGGCCAGCGATGTGATGGCCTCTTTGATGGCCCATAATTTGCCAGTTGGTGTCGAAATACTGGACTATTCCGTAGTGTCTGACCTGCAGCTGCGAATCGAACTCTCGGCGTCAAACCCTGATTTCCCGTATTTGCTGGCTGATTCGTCGTTGTTTATCGCCCGCGCTGGGCGCGTTGATGCTCCGTTAGGGCAGGTCAGTGGGACGGGCTGTTATCGGGTGGAGCAGTATCAAGAAAAACGTCATTTCCGCGCCTCGCGGGTTGTAGGTCATTTCAAGGATGGTCAGGCCGGCTGGGCCGATCAAATTGAGGTGATTGTAATCCCTGACGAAACTGTCCGTGCCGAAGCCCTGCGGGATGGCTATGTCGACATTTCTGCGCTGCCTGATCCCAATGGGCTGATAAAACGCGGAGATTTTCGCTACTTGCCGTCGCAACAGGATGTAGCGATAGCGACTCACTCTGGGGTTGGCGTGCCACGGGTGATCGGACGCCGGGCCGCATTGGACGATGGACGTATCGCCGAACGGTGGTGGCGGGTTTAA
- a CDS encoding RNA-binding protein, translating to MGGGSNSTDLKNGPERKCLATGEVQPKHGLVRFVIGPDGQVVADIMGKLPGRGVYVTAEREALEIAVKKKLFSRGFKTQVTMPDGLVDEVERQILRRLVELLSLARKSGAAVGGYEKVKDWLSKEEAQVLIQAIDGSGRGKSKLSTPHLGSYIGCLTADELGMAFGRQTVIHAALASGGLSKRVVEEAQRLQGMRKTVGGTGRTEG from the coding sequence ATGGGTGGCGGTAGCAACTCGACGGACCTGAAGAATGGTCCAGAACGCAAGTGTCTTGCCACGGGTGAGGTGCAGCCGAAACACGGATTGGTGCGGTTTGTCATCGGTCCGGATGGGCAGGTTGTTGCGGATATTATGGGTAAGCTGCCCGGTCGTGGGGTCTATGTGACCGCCGAGCGGGAAGCTCTTGAAATTGCGGTAAAGAAAAAACTCTTTTCCCGCGGTTTTAAAACCCAGGTGACAATGCCAGATGGGCTGGTTGATGAGGTGGAGCGACAGATTTTGCGCCGCCTGGTTGAGCTGCTTAGCCTGGCAAGGAAATCGGGGGCAGCGGTCGGTGGCTATGAAAAAGTCAAAGATTGGCTGTCCAAAGAAGAGGCCCAAGTGCTGATACAGGCAATTGATGGGTCTGGGCGTGGTAAGTCAAAACTAAGCACGCCGCACTTAGGTAGCTACATTGGTTGCCTGACTGCAGATGAGCTAGGCATGGCTTTTGGGCGTCAAACTGTGATACATGCGGCGCTTGCCTCTGGTGGACTCAGCAAACGTGTTGTAGAGGAAGCGCAGCGACTGCAGGGCATGCGTAAAACGGTGGGCGGCACGGGCCGCACAGAAGGATAA
- a CDS encoding methyltransferase domain-containing protein, protein MTQAPNTQPALFDRPALTAHRARRKQNALFLHDTARDEVEDRLSMVNRTFSAPAIVTPFAEIWQNSLPGAKIVPDDDVLELEPAAHDVVVHAMCLHWANDPVGQLIQCRRALKEDGLLLVVMLGGQTLHELRSTLAEAETTITGGLSPRVAPMGEIRDLGGLLQRAGLALPVADLVPLTAEYRDLPHLMHDLRDMGETNAMSQRQKHPSSRLLFEMAGHLYHQHFATDNNRLPATFEIVCLTGWSPSDTQQKPLRPGSAQSRLSDALKVPETKLTE, encoded by the coding sequence ATGACGCAAGCCCCCAACACCCAGCCAGCCCTGTTCGACCGTCCGGCCCTGACCGCCCATCGGGCGCGCCGCAAACAGAACGCCCTGTTCCTGCACGACACAGCCCGGGATGAGGTCGAAGATCGCCTTTCTATGGTTAACAGAACCTTTAGCGCCCCAGCTATCGTCACTCCTTTTGCGGAGATTTGGCAAAATAGCCTGCCGGGCGCAAAAATAGTTCCTGACGATGACGTACTAGAGTTGGAACCCGCTGCGCATGACGTTGTGGTGCACGCGATGTGCCTGCATTGGGCCAATGACCCGGTGGGCCAACTTATCCAGTGTCGACGCGCACTGAAGGAAGACGGGTTGCTGCTGGTCGTGATGCTGGGCGGTCAGACGTTGCATGAATTGCGCAGCACCCTGGCCGAGGCAGAAACGACCATTACCGGCGGGCTATCCCCCCGCGTTGCCCCCATGGGCGAAATCCGCGACCTCGGCGGGTTGCTGCAGCGGGCAGGACTGGCGCTGCCGGTTGCTGATTTGGTGCCGCTGACTGCTGAATACCGCGACTTGCCTCATCTGATGCACGACCTGCGGGACATGGGAGAGACCAACGCGATGTCTCAACGGCAAAAACACCCCAGCTCTCGGTTACTGTTTGAGATGGCAGGGCATCTGTATCACCAACATTTCGCGACGGATAATAACCGCCTGCCCGCCACATTTGAAATCGTCTGCCTGACCGGCTGGTCCCCTTCAGATACTCAACAAAAACCACTTCGCCCAGGATCTGCGCAATCACGGTTGTCGGATGCGCTGAAAGTACCGGAAACCAAACTGACCGAGTAG
- the nusA gene encoding transcription termination factor NusA: MAITSANQLELLQTAEAVAREKMIDPSLVVDAMEESLARAAKSRYGSEMDIRVAIDRKTGKATFTRVRTVVEDEELENYQSEFTVEQAKQYMAEPAVGDTFVEEVPPVEMGRIAAQSAKQVILQRVREAERDRQFEEFKDRAGTIINGLVKREEYGNVIVDVGAGEAILRRNEKIGRESYRPNDRIRCFIKDVRREQRGPQIFLSRTAPEFMAELFKMEVPEIYDGIIEIKAVARDPGSRAKIAVISYDGSIDPVGACVGMRGSRVQAVVNELQGEKIDIIPWNEDQPTFLVNALQPAEVSKVVLDEEAGKIEVVVPEEQLSLAIGRRGQNVRLASQLTALDIDIMTEEEESARRQKEFEARTGLFMAALDLDEFFAQLLVSEGFTNLEEVAYVELEELLVIDGVDESTASELQARARDNLEAQAKAAIDAARALGVEDSLIEFDGLTPQMVEALAKDGVKTLEDFATCADWELAGGWTTENGERIKDDGILEPFEMPLEEAQKLVMTARILLGWVDPADLETDEEVSEDADEQQSEAEA; the protein is encoded by the coding sequence ATGGCAATCACCTCTGCTAACCAGCTGGAGCTCTTGCAGACCGCCGAAGCGGTGGCCCGCGAGAAGATGATCGACCCCAGCTTGGTTGTCGACGCGATGGAAGAAAGCCTGGCCCGAGCAGCCAAAAGCCGCTACGGCAGCGAAATGGACATCCGGGTCGCGATTGATCGCAAAACCGGTAAGGCCACTTTCACCCGTGTGCGCACTGTGGTCGAAGACGAAGAGCTGGAAAACTACCAGTCCGAATTCACCGTCGAGCAGGCCAAGCAATATATGGCTGAACCCGCAGTTGGCGACACTTTTGTCGAGGAAGTGCCCCCGGTTGAAATGGGCCGGATTGCGGCGCAGTCGGCCAAACAAGTGATCCTGCAGCGTGTGCGTGAAGCCGAGCGTGATCGTCAGTTCGAAGAATTCAAGGATCGCGCGGGCACCATTATCAATGGTCTGGTCAAACGCGAAGAATATGGCAACGTGATTGTTGACGTAGGCGCTGGCGAAGCCATCCTGCGTCGCAACGAGAAAATCGGCCGCGAAAGCTATCGCCCGAACGATCGTATCCGGTGTTTCATCAAAGATGTACGCCGTGAGCAGCGCGGACCGCAGATTTTCCTGTCGCGGACCGCTCCGGAATTCATGGCTGAACTGTTCAAGATGGAAGTTCCTGAAATCTATGACGGCATCATCGAGATCAAAGCTGTTGCACGTGATCCCGGATCGCGCGCCAAAATCGCTGTGATTTCTTATGACGGTTCGATTGATCCGGTTGGTGCTTGTGTTGGTATGCGTGGTTCGCGTGTACAGGCTGTGGTGAACGAACTGCAGGGTGAAAAGATCGACATCATCCCGTGGAACGAAGATCAGCCGACATTCCTGGTCAACGCGTTGCAACCAGCCGAGGTTTCCAAGGTTGTTCTGGACGAAGAAGCCGGCAAAATCGAAGTAGTGGTGCCAGAAGAGCAGCTGAGCCTGGCGATTGGTCGTCGTGGCCAGAACGTGCGCTTGGCGTCGCAGTTGACCGCGCTCGATATCGATATCATGACCGAAGAAGAAGAAAGCGCCCGTCGCCAGAAGGAATTTGAAGCCCGCACCGGGTTGTTCATGGCCGCACTGGATCTGGATGAGTTCTTTGCCCAACTTCTGGTTTCCGAAGGGTTCACCAATCTGGAAGAAGTCGCCTACGTCGAGTTGGAAGAACTGCTGGTCATCGACGGTGTTGATGAAAGCACTGCGTCTGAACTGCAGGCGCGTGCCCGTGACAATCTTGAGGCGCAAGCCAAGGCAGCCATCGACGCAGCCCGCGCTTTGGGTGTCGAAGACAGCCTGATCGAATTCGACGGTCTGACACCACAGATGGTCGAAGCACTGGCAAAAGACGGCGTGAAGACGCTGGAAGACTTTGCAACATGTGCCGATTGGGAGCTGGCCGGTGGTTGGACCACAGAAAACGGCGAGCGAATCAAAGACGACGGTATTCTCGAACCTTTCGAGATGCCGTTGGAAGAGGCACAAAAACTAGTAATGACCGCCCGCATTTTGCTGGGCTGGGTCGATCCCGCCGATTTGGAGACAGACGAGGAAGTTTCTGAAGACGCAGACGAACAACAGTCGGAGGCCGAGGCCTGA
- a CDS encoding ComF family protein, with protein sequence MLKQIQMAVSLIYPPRCLGCGGLVESDFGLCGACWRETPFIGGTVCESCGVPLPGQADGFRLDCDDCMAHPRAWSQGRAALLYRDQARALVLALKHGDRGDIAKPAAAWMIRAARPLLENNPIIVPVPLHWTRLLKRRYNQSALLAMQLAKQSLLQCCVDLLHRCKRTASLDGKTRHQRFEALGDSIAFNPRQSARMQGQVIVLVDDVMTSGATLTACTDACLRGGAAEVRVVTLARVTKQ encoded by the coding sequence ATGCTGAAGCAGATACAAATGGCAGTTTCGCTGATCTATCCGCCACGATGTCTGGGCTGTGGTGGTCTGGTCGAAAGTGACTTTGGTCTATGCGGTGCTTGCTGGCGGGAAACACCGTTCATTGGCGGCACAGTCTGCGAAAGTTGCGGCGTGCCACTGCCGGGGCAGGCGGATGGGTTTCGACTGGATTGCGATGATTGCATGGCGCACCCGCGCGCCTGGAGCCAGGGACGTGCAGCGCTGTTGTATCGCGATCAGGCGCGGGCTTTGGTGTTGGCACTAAAACACGGGGATCGTGGTGACATCGCCAAACCTGCGGCCGCGTGGATGATCCGGGCTGCACGGCCGCTGTTGGAGAATAATCCAATCATTGTACCGGTGCCATTGCACTGGACTCGGCTATTGAAGCGCCGTTACAACCAGTCGGCCCTGCTGGCGATGCAACTGGCCAAACAATCGTTGCTTCAGTGCTGTGTTGATCTTCTCCACCGGTGCAAACGCACGGCGTCGTTAGATGGCAAAACACGTCATCAACGGTTCGAGGCGCTGGGCGACTCCATTGCTTTTAATCCCCGCCAATCGGCAAGAATGCAGGGACAGGTTATTGTGTTGGTTGATGATGTTATGACCTCGGGGGCGACGCTGACTGCCTGTACCGATGCCTGCCTGCGGGGCGGGGCCGCTGAGGTTCGGGTGGTGACGCTGGCACGGGTCACTAAACAGTGA
- the ubiG gene encoding bifunctional 2-polyprenyl-6-hydroxyphenol methylase/3-demethylubiquinol 3-O-methyltransferase UbiG, translated as MQAPQSTVDPSEIAKFEAMAAEWWDPNGKFKPLHMLNPCRLDYITQQIAGEFDRDLTKPKPFSGLRLLDIGCGGGLLSEPMTRLGATVVGADAAGGNLPVARIHAEQSGLDIDYRHTTAEAMAEAGEQFDVVLNMEVVEHVADPLAYLTATRQLLRPGGLQICSTINRNAKSFAMAIIGAEVIMRWLPRGTHEWSKFITPDELFDLLSQAGLSPVDRKGFLFNPITWGWSISDRDLSVNYVTASIKH; from the coding sequence ATGCAAGCGCCTCAATCCACGGTAGACCCTTCCGAGATCGCTAAATTTGAAGCGATGGCTGCAGAGTGGTGGGATCCCAATGGCAAGTTTAAGCCGCTGCACATGCTAAACCCGTGTCGGCTGGACTATATCACACAACAGATCGCTGGCGAATTCGACCGTGATCTGACCAAACCAAAGCCATTTTCAGGGCTGCGTTTGCTGGATATCGGCTGCGGTGGCGGATTACTGTCCGAGCCCATGACACGTCTGGGTGCAACCGTCGTAGGCGCTGATGCAGCTGGGGGTAACCTGCCGGTGGCCCGCATTCACGCTGAACAATCTGGGTTAGACATCGACTATCGCCACACCACGGCCGAGGCCATGGCAGAAGCCGGTGAGCAATTTGACGTGGTCCTAAATATGGAAGTCGTGGAACATGTCGCTGATCCTCTGGCCTATCTGACGGCAACCCGGCAACTGTTGCGCCCCGGCGGGCTGCAAATCTGTTCGACAATCAACCGCAACGCAAAAAGTTTTGCCATGGCCATTATAGGTGCTGAAGTGATTATGCGCTGGTTGCCACGCGGTACCCATGAGTGGTCAAAATTCATCACCCCGGATGAGTTGTTTGATCTATTGTCGCAAGCCGGTTTGTCCCCGGTGGATCGAAAAGGTTTTCTTTTTAACCCAATCACTTGGGGCTGGTCCATCAGTGATCGTGATCTTAGCGTCAATTACGTCACCGCCAGTATAAAGCATTAA
- the rimP gene encoding ribosome maturation factor RimP, which produces MTNDLIAKAAIDRRMAEIITPVIEDLGYELVRVRLMSGKTTSLQIMADKPIGGIEVDDCAVISNAVSAVLDVEDPILDAYALEVSSPGIDRPLTRLKDFAMFEGYEAKIETGELIGGRRRFKGELAGVEGEEVLINIEEGTIGLQFDWLTDAKLVLTDELIKEMLRQRKDAGALNEDAFDEIETEGSEEEKE; this is translated from the coding sequence ATGACAAACGACCTGATTGCCAAAGCAGCCATTGACCGCCGTATGGCCGAGATTATCACCCCGGTGATTGAGGATCTTGGCTATGAGCTGGTGCGTGTGCGGCTGATGTCCGGTAAGACCACTTCATTGCAGATCATGGCAGACAAACCAATTGGCGGCATTGAAGTCGACGACTGTGCTGTGATCTCAAATGCTGTAAGTGCCGTTTTGGATGTAGAAGATCCGATCCTGGACGCCTATGCTCTTGAGGTGTCGAGTCCTGGAATCGACCGGCCGCTGACGCGGTTAAAAGATTTCGCCATGTTCGAAGGCTATGAAGCCAAAATCGAAACGGGTGAGCTGATCGGGGGCCGCCGTCGCTTTAAGGGTGAACTGGCGGGCGTCGAAGGCGAAGAGGTGCTGATCAATATTGAAGAAGGCACCATCGGATTGCAGTTTGACTGGTTGACCGATGCTAAGCTGGTATTGACCGACGAGCTGATCAAAGAAATGCTGCGCCAGCGTAAAGATGCAGGCGCTTTGAACGAAGACGCATTCGACGAGATCGAGACCGAAGGGTCCGAAGAGGAGAAAGAATAA
- the pip gene encoding prolyl aminopeptidase — protein MDKLQDQKRAVQYLYPPIEPFDQRMIDVGQGHRIYVEQSGNPQGVPVVVCHGGPGGGSSPAMRRYFNPDIYRVILFDQRGCGRSRPYASCEDNTTWHLVADMEQIRRLLEIEDWMVFGGSWGATLSLIYAQAHPGRVRHLILRGVFLMTQAELDWFYGGGAGKFWPETWARFVSLIPENERGDIIRAYQTRLFSGDVSEEIRFGRAWSAWENALASIHSNGRSGESPGEYARAFARLENHYFANHGFLESDGQILANMGRISHIPGVIVQGRYDMICPPVMAWRLNELWPEGKLKMIQHAGHALSEPGISAELVKVMNRIAEEQ, from the coding sequence ATGGACAAACTCCAGGATCAAAAGCGTGCAGTTCAATATCTTTATCCGCCGATCGAACCCTTCGATCAGCGGATGATCGATGTTGGGCAGGGGCATCGCATATATGTAGAGCAAAGCGGCAACCCGCAGGGGGTGCCTGTGGTGGTTTGCCACGGGGGGCCAGGTGGTGGCTCTAGCCCGGCCATGCGGCGATACTTTAACCCCGACATCTACCGGGTGATTCTATTTGACCAGCGTGGGTGCGGCCGCTCGCGACCTTATGCGTCCTGCGAAGATAACACGACCTGGCACCTGGTCGCGGACATGGAGCAGATTCGTCGTTTGCTTGAAATCGAGGATTGGATGGTCTTTGGCGGCAGTTGGGGTGCCACCCTGTCATTGATCTATGCGCAGGCACATCCGGGTCGGGTGCGCCATCTGATCCTGCGTGGCGTGTTTTTGATGACCCAAGCAGAACTGGACTGGTTCTACGGCGGCGGTGCTGGCAAATTTTGGCCAGAAACATGGGCAAGGTTTGTCTCGCTGATCCCCGAGAACGAACGTGGCGACATTATCCGTGCCTATCAGACGCGATTGTTTTCGGGGGATGTTTCCGAGGAAATTCGGTTTGGCAGGGCTTGGTCCGCCTGGGAAAATGCATTGGCTTCGATTCATTCAAACGGAAGATCGGGCGAAAGCCCGGGTGAGTACGCCCGCGCCTTTGCCCGGCTAGAGAACCACTATTTTGCCAATCATGGTTTCCTTGAAAGTGACGGGCAAATACTGGCGAATATGGGGCGGATATCGCATATCCCGGGTGTCATCGTACAGGGCCGGTATGATATGATCTGCCCACCCGTTATGGCCTGGCGCTTGAATGAGCTGTGGCCCGAGGGCAAGTTAAAGATGATTCAGCACGCTGGGCATGCACTGTCAGAGCCGGGAATCAGTGCTGAATTGGTGAAGGTGATGAATCGCATCGCAGAGGAGCAGTAG
- a CDS encoding MarR family winged helix-turn-helix transcriptional regulator gives MEDNNSLAVSLFSEILMADQLARSRLTKALPKGMELSHFSVLNHLARVGLERSPAQLAKAFHVTRGAMTNTLSKLEVAGYIHIRPDWDDARRKMVAISPAGRQARDAALAGIAPIISEVVNELGSDRVRATLPILRELRSKLESDV, from the coding sequence ATGGAAGACAACAACTCTCTTGCGGTTTCGCTGTTTAGCGAAATTTTGATGGCTGACCAATTGGCCCGCTCGCGTCTGACCAAGGCGCTGCCAAAAGGTATGGAGCTTTCGCATTTCTCGGTGCTGAATCATTTGGCACGTGTTGGTCTGGAGCGTTCGCCGGCACAATTGGCCAAAGCATTTCACGTGACCCGCGGTGCGATGACCAACACGTTAAGCAAGTTAGAAGTGGCTGGTTATATACACATTCGCCCAGACTGGGACGATGCGCGGCGTAAAATGGTGGCGATCAGCCCGGCTGGCCGCCAGGCGCGTGATGCAGCGCTTGCGGGCATTGCGCCGATCATTTCCGAAGTGGTGAATGAGTTGGGTAGTGATCGTGTCCGCGCCACTTTGCCAATCCTGCGCGAGTTACGAAGCAAGCTTGAAAGCGATGTGTAA
- the hemH gene encoding ferrochelatase, with protein sequence MPDATVQATRPANHPNVPAGKVGILLANLGTPDDYSYWPMRRYLSEFLSDQRVIDYPKWKWQPLLQLIILSKRPFSSGAAYKSIWNHDKGESPLMTITKDQTTKMAAAMASRYGDQVMVDFCMRYGNPSTKSKVRAMVDAGCTKILFLPLYPQYAGATSGTANDEFFKSLMEEAWQPAARTVAPYFDHPDYIGALAGSIETAYAKMAKRPDILVCSYHGMPERYLQQGDPYHCQCQKTTRLLQERLGWAGTDLVTTFQSKFGPEEWLKPYTVDHVADLAKQGKKNIAVVAPAFSADCIETLEEINEEIRESFEHAGGDSFTYIPCLNDDDAHIAALSSVVEENLKGWLD encoded by the coding sequence ATGCCGGACGCCACAGTACAAGCAACCCGCCCAGCTAATCACCCAAATGTTCCTGCCGGAAAGGTTGGAATTTTGCTGGCCAATCTTGGCACTCCGGATGATTATTCCTATTGGCCGATGCGCCGCTACTTAAGCGAGTTCCTGTCAGATCAGCGGGTGATCGACTATCCAAAATGGAAGTGGCAACCCCTGCTACAGCTGATCATCCTCAGCAAGCGGCCATTCAGTTCCGGTGCGGCGTATAAATCGATCTGGAACCACGATAAGGGCGAAAGCCCGTTGATGACGATCACTAAGGATCAAACCACCAAGATGGCCGCCGCTATGGCGTCCCGCTATGGCGATCAGGTGATGGTTGATTTCTGCATGCGCTACGGCAACCCATCTACCAAATCCAAAGTGCGGGCGATGGTCGATGCCGGCTGTACCAAGATCCTGTTCTTGCCCCTGTACCCGCAATATGCCGGCGCCACGTCGGGCACCGCCAATGATGAGTTTTTTAAGTCCTTGATGGAAGAGGCATGGCAACCCGCTGCACGGACTGTTGCACCCTATTTCGATCACCCCGACTACATCGGCGCGCTGGCCGGATCGATTGAGACCGCCTATGCCAAGATGGCGAAACGCCCTGATATACTAGTCTGTTCGTACCACGGCATGCCAGAACGTTATTTGCAACAGGGCGACCCCTATCATTGCCAATGCCAGAAAACGACGCGACTGCTGCAAGAGCGCTTGGGCTGGGCTGGCACCGATTTGGTCACGACATTTCAGTCGAAATTCGGCCCCGAGGAATGGCTAAAACCTTATACCGTCGACCATGTTGCAGACCTGGCCAAACAGGGCAAAAAGAACATCGCCGTGGTGGCACCGGCATTCTCGGCGGATTGCATTGAAACGCTGGAAGAGATCAACGAAGAGATCCGCGAAAGTTTTGAGCACGCAGGGGGTGACAGTTTCACCTATATACCCTGCCTGAACGACGATGACGCCCATATTGCCGCGCTGTCTTCTGTTGTCGAAGAGAATTTGAAGGGCTGGCTGGACTAA